A part of Gossypium hirsutum isolate 1008001.06 chromosome A07, Gossypium_hirsutum_v2.1, whole genome shotgun sequence genomic DNA contains:
- the LOC107955301 gene encoding zinc finger protein CONSTANS-LIKE 9 isoform X1, with protein MGYICDFCGDQLSMVYCRSDAACLCLSCDRNVHSANALSRRHSRTLLCERCNSQPAFVRCAEERVSLCQNCDWIGHGASTSNSTHKRQTINCYSGCPSSSELSSMWSFFPQSPPAGESSCEQELGLMCITENIERTSWGAIENTINQNSAGVAEVNHDSNTNKGTGWGGTSSIPDLRSMPRVLDQPPGPTGASLPKCPGICEDDLYDDFNMDEVDLNLENYEELFGVTLNHSEELLENGGIDSLFGTKDMAAADSNCQGAVAAEGSSVGLINAIQPACSNAASADSTMSSKTDSILCFTARQAHSSVSFSGLTGESSAGDYQDCGASSMLLMGEPSWCPPCAESSFQSATRSNAVMRYKEKKKTRKFDKQVRYASRKATADVRKRVKGRFVKAGDAYDYDPLNHTRSC; from the exons ATGGGTTACATTTGTGATTTCTGCGGGGATCAACTGTCGATGGTATATTGTCGATCTGATGCTGCCTGTTTATGTTTGTCATGTGATCGAAATGTTCATTCTGCTAATGCACTTTCAAGACGCCATTCAAGAACACTGTTGTGTGAAAGATGCAATTCTCAACCTGCTTTTGTTAGATGTGCAGAAGAAAGAGTTTCCCTCTGTCAGAACTGTGATTGGATAGGTCATGGTGCCTCAACCTCGAATTCAACACATAAGAGGCAAACTATTAATTGTTACTCTGGTTGCCCATCATCTTCGGAACTTTCTTCCATGTGGTCATTTTTCCCGCAGTCCCCTCCGGCAGGTGAATCTAGTTGTGAGCAAGAATTAGGtctaatgtgcatcacagaaaacATAGAGAGGACTTCCTGGGGCGCTATAGAAAATACCATAAACCAGAATAGTGCTGGTGTTGCTGAAGTTAATCATGACTCCAATACTAATAAGGGAACTGGCTGGGGTGGGACTTCTTCAAttcctgatctcagatctatgcCTCGAGTTCTGGATCAGCCGCCTGGACCAACAGGTGCATCGTTACCCAAG TGTCCTGGAATATGTGAAGATGATCTGTATGATGACTTCAACATGGATGAAGTTGATTTGAACCTTGAGAATTATGAAGAGCTCTTTGGGGTAACTCTCAATCATTCAGAAGAACTGCTAGAGAATGGTGGAATTGATAGCTTATTTGGGACGAAGGACATGGCTGCTGCTGATTCCAACTGCCAGGGTGCAGTGGCTGCTGAG GGATCATCTGTTGGACTGATCAATGCAATCCAGCCAGCTTGCAGCAATGCAGCATCTGCTGATTCCACGATGAGCAGCAAAACTGATTCAATTCTGTGTTTTACAGCAAGGCAAGCCCATTCAAGCGTATCATTTTCTGGCCTTACTGGAGAGAGTAGTGCAGGAGATTACCAAGATTGTGGGGCTTCGTCAATGCTTCTCATGGGAGAACCTTCTTGGTGTCCTCCATGTGCTGAGAGCTCCTTCCAATCAGCAACTCGAAGCAATGCGGTCATGCGTTACAAGGAAAAGAAGAAGACACGGAA GTTTGATAAGCAAGTGAGATATGCCTCTCGCAAGGCAACGGCTGATGTGAGAAAGCGCGTAAAGGGACGCTTTGTCAAAGCCGGTGATGCCTATGATTATGATCCATTGAACCATACCAGAAGCTGCTGA
- the LOC107955301 gene encoding zinc finger protein CONSTANS-LIKE 9 isoform X2, which translates to MGYICDFCGDQLSMVYCRSDAACLCLSCDRNVHSANALSRRHSRTLLCERCNSQPAFVRCAEERVSLCQNCDWIGHGASTSNSTHKRQTINCYSGCPSSSELSSMWSFFPQSPPAGESSCEQELGLMCITENIERTSWGAIENTINQNSAGVAEVNHDSNTNKGTGWGGTSSIPDLRSMPRVLDQPPGPTGASLPKCPGICEDDLYDDFNMDEVDLNLENYEELFGVTLNHSEELLENGGIDSLFGTKDMAAADSNCQGAVAAEGSSVGLINAIQPACSNAASADSTMSSKTDSILCFTARQAHSSVSFSGLTGESSAGDYQDCGASSMLLMGEPSWCPPCAESSFQSATRSNAVMRYKEKKKTRKQSSH; encoded by the exons ATGGGTTACATTTGTGATTTCTGCGGGGATCAACTGTCGATGGTATATTGTCGATCTGATGCTGCCTGTTTATGTTTGTCATGTGATCGAAATGTTCATTCTGCTAATGCACTTTCAAGACGCCATTCAAGAACACTGTTGTGTGAAAGATGCAATTCTCAACCTGCTTTTGTTAGATGTGCAGAAGAAAGAGTTTCCCTCTGTCAGAACTGTGATTGGATAGGTCATGGTGCCTCAACCTCGAATTCAACACATAAGAGGCAAACTATTAATTGTTACTCTGGTTGCCCATCATCTTCGGAACTTTCTTCCATGTGGTCATTTTTCCCGCAGTCCCCTCCGGCAGGTGAATCTAGTTGTGAGCAAGAATTAGGtctaatgtgcatcacagaaaacATAGAGAGGACTTCCTGGGGCGCTATAGAAAATACCATAAACCAGAATAGTGCTGGTGTTGCTGAAGTTAATCATGACTCCAATACTAATAAGGGAACTGGCTGGGGTGGGACTTCTTCAAttcctgatctcagatctatgcCTCGAGTTCTGGATCAGCCGCCTGGACCAACAGGTGCATCGTTACCCAAG TGTCCTGGAATATGTGAAGATGATCTGTATGATGACTTCAACATGGATGAAGTTGATTTGAACCTTGAGAATTATGAAGAGCTCTTTGGGGTAACTCTCAATCATTCAGAAGAACTGCTAGAGAATGGTGGAATTGATAGCTTATTTGGGACGAAGGACATGGCTGCTGCTGATTCCAACTGCCAGGGTGCAGTGGCTGCTGAG GGATCATCTGTTGGACTGATCAATGCAATCCAGCCAGCTTGCAGCAATGCAGCATCTGCTGATTCCACGATGAGCAGCAAAACTGATTCAATTCTGTGTTTTACAGCAAGGCAAGCCCATTCAAGCGTATCATTTTCTGGCCTTACTGGAGAGAGTAGTGCAGGAGATTACCAAGATTGTGGGGCTTCGTCAATGCTTCTCATGGGAGAACCTTCTTGGTGTCCTCCATGTGCTGAGAGCTCCTTCCAATCAGCAACTCGAAGCAATGCGGTCATGCGTTACAAGGAAAAGAAGAAGACACGGAA GCAATCCTCCCATTGA